GGATTATTTCCAAAGCCAGTGAGAGGAAGGAGACCCCGGAGCCCATCCAGGGCTCCCCACCTTCTTTGGCCTGGCTGGAGGTGGAAGGAGAGcagcaaaaaacccctaaatatCAAAAAGAAttagggaagggaaagaggcTCGTAAATCCACGGGTCTCCAGGGAAGccactccagctgcagccaggaacaCAAATGTTGTCAGCGTTTGGTAAATATGTAACGGAGACCATAACAACTTAATGGATCCAAGGTGCTTCGTTAGTGCTCCCAGCAGATGCAGCTCTAATGAGggctcctggcagtgctgccatccAGACAGGGTGTCCCAGAGAAGGGACTGGCATGAGCCAGCTTGGGGACAGCTGATGGCACCACAGCACCGCGGAGTGGCTCATGCCAGAGACCAGCACACGGGGCTGTGAGGCATTGCCCGCCATCATCGTCTGACAGAATCCTCTGCCAGCATCACCCGGCCTCCCAGcacctctgccccagccccacagccgtGGGACCCTTctggtgcagctcctggggtcAGAGGGACCAgtgccaggcactgctcccagggctgtctATGTCTGTACtgggcagcacccagcaggtGGCTCGGGCTTGTAGCAACCTtgtgtagtggaaggtgtccctgcccatggcagggggcttaAGATGGTCGTGAAGGtatctcttccaacccaaaccatcctgtgattctgtggttctgtagAGCCCAGGTCCCAAGCATGCTGTACCAGGGCTTCTAGCACTGTCAGGCTGTAGTGCCAGAGCCAAACAAACAGCTCCCAACAAAGGGGCATGGTGAAGGTGTTGGATGCCTGCATGCAGGAGTTCAGTGCTCCCTTTTGTGGcttttctgtcagaaaaagagagcaggaGCAGTTGGCGGTGTCTCTGAGGCCTGGTGGATGTTGgcatcctgtccttgtccctgggAACAGATGTCACCCACCCTGGGGTCAGTCACCCTCCCACAGCCTGGgagtgcagcacaggcagccagggaggcagcagagcctctTGAGCAAACAGACAGATTCTTTTCTCAGCTCCTCTTGAGCGCATCCAAAATGCCCTTTGTCCTCTGACACTCAAGAGGCATCAACTGATTAATCCAGGTCAGATCATGTTTCTACCCGCTGACCCAGTGGTTGTTCCACTTCCCACGGGACGGGCAAGGCTGGCTTGGGGTGTGGCTCAGGCTGTCACccatgggcagtgctgggcacaggcaaACCCTCAGTCTGGATCTTGGAGTGCTGGAGGCCATCAGCGCTGAGCCAGCTGGGAGCGATGGCTCCGTGTGTCccttggctgcagcctggacagaggtggcGATttgaggagcagagagaggtGGGGTGGCATTTGCAGGGAGACAGGACAGCGCTGTCCCCCTGGTGTGTCAGTGAGAGGCCACGGGGCTGGGCCCCCCTCAGCACCTGTGTCACAGCCCCTCTCCTCCGTTTGTCCTCTCCCGCAGCGAGTGCTGGCCTGCTGGAGAACTGCACGGGCTGCGTCCTGTGCTCTGAGGACAATGGCTGCATCACCTGCCACCACCGGCTCTTCCTGCTCATCTGGAGGGACGGCATCCGCCAGTACGGGATGTGCGTCCACACCTGTCCCCCGGGCTACTTCGGTGTGCGGGGTCTGGAGGTCAACAGATGCACAAGTACGTCCCGATCCAGCCGGGgttcccctgctcccctcggCACCCTGCGGGTCCCAGTGCTGCGGGAAGGGCAGTGGCTTCATTTCCCACGGCATTCCTGGTGGCACTGGATCCAGGGGCGGCCGGGTTGGGGGACTTCGTCCTCTTTTCCCCTGCTCAGAGCCGCAGCCCGGAGCCCGCAGGTTTGGGGTGCCCGGTGGGTGCCGGGGGTGCCCCGGGCGGTCCCGCTGACCGGCCGTCCCTCCCGGCAGAGTGCAGGTCGCCCAGCTGCGAGAGCTGCTTCAGCAGAGACTTCTGCATGAAGTGCAAGGACAAGTTTTACCTGTACAAGGGCCAGTGCTTCCGGCAGTGTCCCCCCGGCACCGCGGCACAGCCCGGCACCCGCGAGTGCCAAGGTAAGCAGCCTTGCCCGCCGTGCCCGGGGACGTGCCGGGCTCCGAGGGGTCACCGATCCATCCCTGCcgtgcctgtccctgcagagacGTGCGAGCCGGGCCCGTGGAGCGAGTGGAGCGCCTGCACCCACGAGAGCCGCACCTGCGGCTGCAAGTGGGGAGTGGAGACGCGGGTGCGGGAGGTGCCCGACGCTGCCCGGGAGGAAGGGACCGCCTGCCCCGCGCTGCTGGAGACCAGGAGGTGCCGCATGAAGAAGCACTGCCCCGGAGGTGAGCACCGCGCCgccggggctggggacagctccgCGTCCCTCCAGAGTGAGCCCGAGGGGCGCTGCAGGAGGACGATGGCAGCAGGGGTCTGGCCGTGGCCGGCGAACCATGCTGTCATCTCCCAAGCATTTTGAAACTCTGGGTAAAGCCGTCATCTCAGGCACATGTGCTGAGCAGCCCTagggctggctgctcccacctggcAGTCCCCGGGACTGCCTGGGACGAGCCATTGTCCCCTTCCATGCTGgaccgggctgggctgggcactggcacGAACCGCCGTGGCGGGATGAGGCTGCCAAGCTCCAGCTCCCATCCTGCCACGACGTGAAGGGAGGCTTTCTGTACTGCAGCTGTGGGTAAGGAGGGCTGAGACACACAGGGGAGGTTCCTGCAAAAACCTCTGAGCTCCCTAAAAGCTGGAACGCTCGTGGAGCAGGAGGGTATCACCCAGAGGATTTCTGATGGCCAAAGATTTGGGAGACACCCCACAGCACTGTGCCCTTCCATGGCTCATCTGGCCAGATGTTCACTCATGCTCCTGCACTTCCCCCACCTCATTGCCAGGCTGGGGGCTCCCTGGCTCAGGGATCCCCCCACCTTTCCCACACCAGACCGGCTGCAGGGTCTGTCCGGGCGGTGCGTGCACGGGTGCAGGGCTGGCGCTGGGAACCAGGACGGGGCTGATGTCATTTTTGGATGCAGGCGCCTGGACTGGAGCTACCCTAATAAATCTCCACTTAATAACTGGCAGAAAGGGGGATGCATGAGATACCAAAGTGAAGTGCCTGGCAGCAGATCTGAGCCAGCCAGGGTTGCGGTTCCGAGCTGCGGGATCGCTGAGCCCTGGGATGAGCTGGCCGGCACCGCCAGCGTGGCGGGGATCAGGGAGGACAGCACcggggaggggagagaaaaaggatCAAGAaggggggcagcagcagaggacgTGCGTGCTGGGCGAGGGCCACGGAGCCAGGAGAGAGGTTTCATCCCAGCAGCATCAATCATAAGTAATATTTTCCTGCTGACAGTGCAGAGGAGCTGATTCCCTTCCCCACCCAGGTCTCAACTCACGTCTTTGGGGTGCCAGGTGGCTTCGATTTTGAGGAtgttctcctccctgctggTGTGTGGCAGCTCCAGACCCGCAGAGCTGGTGACAGTTTGATGCAAGAAATTTAGTGTGGGAGgacaggctgctctggagcactgTGTCCTGGAGCACTGTGCCCgtgtcctgccctgcctggcacagagtgcATCCCACTGGCAGGAAGTGCTGTGCCTGTCTTTCAGGGACACCTCGTCTTGTGAAGTTACTGGGAAGGCCCTGGCACCTCAGAAAAATGCTTGGCCTTCTGCCTCTGCCTGTGCTTCTGCAAGCTGGAAGCCGTGGGGCTACAGTGGTGGGCCAGGAACTGGCAGGACTCTACTCTTGAGGCTGCTGTCTGGGATCAGCTTCAGAGACAggcctgtcccctgcccagcagaagGAATCCCATGAGTGCCCCCCAGGCAACCCCCtcaggagggagcagcccctccatgtccccctcTCCTGGGCAGGCTGTTTGCAGTCCCTGCCACGGCAGAGCGTGTCTCTGCCCTCGCTCCCAGGCTCCTGCCCGCCTGGCCAAGTGCTGGGTTATGGGATCCAGATGctggaggaggacgaggagtTCACTTGATGCATCTgaggcacccccagcccagacGAGCCAGGGCAGGCGGCCGAACCCGACCGTGTGATGAGAGATTTGTGCCACCACTTCTGAGCCATCCAggcagctggaagggaaaagCCGCCGCGCTTGGCCGTGGCACAAACCCCTCGCGCTGCTGTAAATCTGCCTTGGGTGTCTGTCCCACTCTCCAGACGCTTGGCGTGCGTGCTGTGCCCTCTCCTTTGTGGGTGGCAGCTGTCTGGAGATCAGAGCTGAGAAACAGGGCTtcagagccagccaggacaAGAACTGGAGCCCTCAgaagggatggggacagcagggctggcacccacagcagcaaggACAGTCGTGGTTCCTTGTGCCCCTCACAACACTGAGCTGGAGTGGGAGCAGGGGGCAAGGACCCACAAAGCTGCCCAGTTTTTGGGGCAACCATTCTGATCCATAGTGTGGACTTCCCCTCCCAGTGgagcccatggcacagcaggTTTTATCCTGAATCCCTGTTTTTTTGGTGTCTCAGCCAGCTGGAGGGTGTGTGGCAGCTGAGCAAAGGTTTGTGCCccaacagcctgaccctggAAAGCTGGCACAGGGTTGATCTGGGATGCAGCCAGGCTCCACCTGGTTGTGCCACTGTGATGGGGACCATCCACACATGGAGGGCATCCACAGGGAGAGAGAATTAGCAGCTGTGCAAGGATGCACCCCAAAGCCACCTTGCTCCCCAGCAtgcccaaatccctccagggctgcctgggtcCCATGGTGGAGGGCAGGTTCCCcatcagggcagagctgagcacagctgtgccatggctgtggggTGTGGGTGCAGCCACTGCCCCCCTCCAGCACCCACAGTCCttgctcagggaggagctgggctttctccaggcagcttccacttgggctgagctgccccaccccattcctgggatttgggggtacCAGGACTGAGAGTCCAGCCATGGCAGATGTGGGGACAACAcgccagtgtccctgtgcctaTGCCATCAGCACACCCAGACCCACACTGCTGTTTCATGCCtgggagggagctctggggtccccaaaatcAGAACCTGGGTCCAGCACTAACACCTTGAGGGAGGATGTGGGATCAGCATCCCATGGATGGGGTTCAGGTCAGGCCATGTTGCCTGGCCAACAAGCGAGcgctccttttcttctcctattTCTGTTGCAGAGAAAACCGAACccaaaaacaaaggcaaaaagcGACAGAAAAAGCCGAAGACAGAGAGGCACACGGGCACCTAGCGGGCACCAGCACGGGAGCTGGGGCACCGtggcaggagctcccagccaACTCCTGCCACGGTGCTCCAGCCACATCACCCCTGGTTTTCcatccacaggaaaaaaaggaaaaaataattgcacAATTTTCTCTGCCCCCCCATCCCCCTTTTCTTTCGAGACAATTTATGGCCTGTAAAACATTTCCTCTTCAGAAAATCTAATTTGCAATGTCCAAAGCAAAGCCCTAGGGCTTGGGGAGGGGGTGGCTCCTTTATTCCTCTGGTCTTCCCTCTGCCCTAGcctgctccatcccttcctccagACGGGTGGGATGGGGTTAGACTGGGGTTGGACCCTGCTAATGAAGCTGATGCCTGGCTGGATAgtgttccccagggctgggagatgcCCTGGCTCCACGGGGCCCTGATTTTATGGGAGTACTGGGGGGCACagtgcagcactgagctgctccaggtgctggacAGTGTCCCCCATCCTCGGCCACAGGcatgggaagcagcagcactcctgGGCTGGGGCCCCACTGGGGATTGTGCCATtgctcacagcagcccagcccggtgctcagtgtccccactggCACAACCAAGGGACaaatcctgctctcctggggctccgAGGGCAGCTGGACCTCCAGACTGACAACCCTTCTTGGGACCATGCCATCTCAGCACTCAGCACCCTCACGGGCCAAATCCTGCCATCCTCAGGCTCACAGAGAGGCTCAAAGATCTTCTCTCCCAGCTGGATGTGGGcacaggaatttggggggacCATGTCTGTATTCAGTctaggacagggacaggcacagtgAGTGCAAGCCTAGGCAAGGGATGCTGCTGCATCCTGTGTCCCCAAACTGAGATGTGCTGGAAGCAGCGCTGCAAACCCTCCCAGCCATCAGCAGGGCGTGACCGTGGGGTGCTGAGCCCAGGCGTGCCAGTCTGTCCGTCCCTGCCGCGCTGCGTGtcccaggcacagagggctCTGTCGGGATATGTACCGTGTGAGTGCTCCAATCGCTGTCCAGCcgcaggcagctctgccattGGGGATTGCCGGGGTGTGAACTCCCCGTCCCCGCCCTGAGCAGGAGCGGGGGGAGGCCGGGGCTGGCCGGGGGTGTcggggctgcgggggctgcTCAGACCCTTCAGCACGGGAGCGCTGGGTGTCAGCACCGAGCCAGCCCCAGAGCCGGCACAAAGCTGCCGGAGCATCGCCTCCGATCGCTTCATGACAAATAAATGGATTAAACCCCCAGCACCGCTCCTGCGTCCTTGTTTTCCGCGTTCCCACGAGTTGCTGCCGCAGGGGGTTTGGGATGCTGGCCATGGCCACGGTGAAATTCCGTATTCCACAGCTCTGCACCTCGGTCCCTGTGGGGGgacaccctgccctggcccccCAGCACTTGGGTACTGGGGAAAAATTTTAGTTCAAGTTATAGTTCAAGTTTTTAGTGAGCATTGCTCATTGTCTGAGCCAGCAGTGGGGGAAGCGGCAAGTGTGACACTGGGACTGCCATTCCACAGGATTGGGAACCACCAGGGGTTTTTTCTGGGTGTTGGAGAAAATCCCCTTCTGCTAAGATGCTTGGACATCCCCTCGGCAGCCTGTTCCCAGCACCGGGATTGTCTCCTCCTGGGAACACAGCCTagatcccatcccagtccctgccagaCGTGGTGACCCCCAGTTGTGGTTGGGGTCATCAGCCCCGACAGACCCAGCCGGGATCGGGCACGCCGAGCACAGtcaggctgtgtctgtgtcctgccaagccctgcctgggacagccctccctcctcctggtCCCCGCGGGCTCATCCCACGGCCAGAGCAGCGAAATGCAGGCCTGGCTCCCGTTGGCATTATAAATAGCCGGGGCTCGGGAGGGAGCCTGGGATGGGGGTGCCGGGGTTGGTGATCGGGGGGACTCGCGGGGTGcagggccggggctgggagagctcgGTGCTGCCCTGGcgctgtccatccatccatccatccatccatccatccatccatccatccatccatccatccaccccgGGACGTGCGATGATTTGTGCAGAGAACGCCCGGGGGAGGGACGGAGCTGAGTGTGcgagtgtgagtgtgtgtgtgtgtgtgtgtgtgtgtgtgtgtgtgagagagagacaTTTATAGATCACGTGTGAAACTTGATCTCCCCTCAGTGGAcccagaggaaagaaaaaagatagaagtattgtttttaaacagattttttcctttgtttttctttttttttttttttttttcctcccctctccccctgcGAGGGCTGGCGATAAAAGGCCGGGGCGGCCAGCGCTGGCTCAGAGGGAGGAAATGCCGAAATCGCCGCGGTCGGAGGCGGCGGCCAGCGCCCACTGACCCACCCGGCACGGAGCGAGCATCCCCGGCCGTGTCACCCGGCCCCGGGGGGACCCCCGTGAGGGCCATGCGGGCGCTCAGCCTCGGCCTGGTGGCCCTGACCTGCGCCACCACGGCTCTGTGCGCTGCCGGAGCGCAGCGCCGGGCTCTGGAGGGCGGCGGCCGCCGGCGCTACCACCGCGTGCAGCACGGCCACTGCAGCTACACCTTCGTGCTGCCCGAGGCCGAGCCCCCGCCgtgccccgccgcccccgggccTGCCCCCGGGGCCGCCAGCGGGCTGCTCCAGCGCGACTCGCCCGCCGGCACCGCCGGGGCTGCGCAGCGCCTGCGGCACCTGGAGAGGATCCTGGAGAACAGCACCCAGTGGCTGCTGAAGGTACGGGGCAGGATGGGGGTGCGGGGGGACAAGCAGAGGGGCGGCGTGGGCAGGGAATGTGTGCAGCGCCTGCTtgtgcagcatccctggggcacAGCTTGGGCACTGGGGCCTGTGCCCACCTGAGCATGCAGGTCAGCTTTTCTCGGCAggtgtgcagctggagcagcacggAGGGGATGCTTGCTGTGGgttctgcaggtgctgcaggtcaCTCACCCAGAGCACTCCCCACTGAGGCTGTATTCCCTGTCCGTCCCTGCCATAGGGCTCCTCATGGTCCTGGCTGGGTTAGCTGTGCCAAGTATCCCTCAGGGATCAGCATTACAAGCTCAAGGCGAGCAGACTGGGAAGGGGTTTGGCCAGTGGTAGGGAGAGGGTCCCAAGGGCAGGGGCCACCAAAATCTCTCCAGCTCCATCGTTTTCCCTCTACAGGCTTTGGAAAAGCTCCCAGTACTTGGTGAGACTTTGTGTGGGAGCAGTGGGTGCCaccccagaggggctgtgtaCCCACAGGGttgccacccccagcccccacTGGCTCGCCCCGTCCCCAGTGCCTGAGGCAGGAAGCAGCATTTCCTTCCTGGAGCCCCCACCAGCCGAGTGTGGCTGCCTGCGTCAGACCCAGGAATAGCTCATCCCAAGGGACACATCCCCGGGGGCCCTGAGCCCCACAGCCCGTGCCAGGAACACTGGGTACCTGCACTGATAAGAGGAGAGGCagcttgtccccagctgtcactgACCCAGCAGAGCCACATGGCTGTCCTGTGGTGTCCCACCAGGCTGCAATGGGACCTGTGTGCCTCTGCAGTCCCATTTCCTGGGTGAtgtccctgtgctgagcccctgcagccctcagggatCAGGATGGGGCCAACACAGTGAGTGCGGGTCCCGAGGATGGCCTGTGCCAGCCACGCTGCTTGGGGAGCCACCCTGGCTGTGGGGGACAGTGCAGGCAGTGGGGACGTGCAGGacattcccccttgtcccctCAGCCATCCTAGAGAACAAATTCCTCAAGAGCTGGGAAAACGCTGAACCGTGGCTCTGCTGGAAGCCAGCCCAGAGTGCTGCAGAGGGGTCAGCAGGGCCAGTGACAACCTGGCTGGTGGCACCGAATCTCTGTCACTGTGGAACCTGCTGGGTCTGCTGGGTGCACATGAGccctggggtccctgtgccctggggtccctgtgccctctcGGGATGAGGGCAGCTTTTCTATGGCCAAGCAAGGCAGGGGATCAGGGTCCCACCACAGCTGCAATGGCCCTGTCCAGAGCAGACAGTCACAGGCAAAGTGGGACTGCACATCTgggcagctgtgggcagcaaTGCCCCTCACCATAGCCCCAAGGATCACTGGGCAGTGGAGCACTGGGCAGCCAGTACCCcattccttccccatccccatcctgttctatctatcccatcccatcccatcccacagcatgGCTCTCTCCTTTTAGAGGCAGTTTGCAGCTctgttttttgctgttgttcctTAGCTTCCCaaatttcagcagagctgcccaagAACGCTTGTTTTGGTCAGACTCCAGTCCTGAACAAACAAACGAGGGCTCAAAAGAGGCACTGGGTTCAGGGACAGCTCATAAACAACGTTGCATCCCcgtctgctctgccctggcatggggagccctgcagggtgcTGAGAAATTGGGAGATCTCCTGGTACCCAAGAGGTTCTCCAGTTCCCCTCAGGTATCTCCTGGGCCTCCCCCAGGAGCCCCATccatggcactggggctggcCCACCCTCCCCACTCAGCACCCCGTGGTGGGGACAtggccagcacccagcacacaAGGACACTTGTGTCTCAGGAGGAATTAATTTTAGTTCAAACACAAACACTTGATGGTGCCACTGGGTCTAGCGGGGGACTCGGTGTGGGATGGGGtctccagcagggcaggggcattTTGGCAGCTCTGAGGTGCCtgaggggctggtgctgctcgCCCTGGGATGTGTGCAGCAGTGTGGGGAGCAGGTGAAGGGTTTTCCACCCACCTGTGACTCAAGGATTCCTGAGCTGGTGCTTGTGAAATGTTTAGAAATGTCAGGGCAGGATAGGAactggggcagaggggagggatgTGGCTGCAAGAAGGCAGCACAGGATGATCCAGCTGTGGGCAGTGGGATCCCAGTATGGGCACAGAGAGTGGCTGAGTTTCCTTCTGGGGTGACCAAAACAGCaccacagcctttcccacagcagctctgcccttatGGTGCAGAAATGAGTCTCTGAGGCCGGGAGAGCCCAGCTCACATCAGCACCCATGAGATGGAGGAGGGGGGATCC
This genomic window from Zonotrichia leucophrys gambelii isolate GWCS_2022_RI chromosome 20, RI_Zleu_2.0, whole genome shotgun sequence contains:
- the RSPO4 gene encoding R-spondin-4; the encoded protein is MQWIIFMLLLFISSMEMLTQNRWKKQASAGLLENCTGCVLCSEDNGCITCHHRLFLLIWRDGIRQYGMCVHTCPPGYFGVRGLEVNRCTKCRSPSCESCFSRDFCMKCKDKFYLYKGQCFRQCPPGTAAQPGTRECQETCEPGPWSEWSACTHESRTCGCKWGVETRVREVPDAAREEGTACPALLETRRCRMKKHCPGEKTEPKNKGKKRQKKPKTERHTGT